The following are encoded together in the Kribbella sp. CA-293567 genome:
- a CDS encoding CGNR zinc finger domain-containing protein, producing MSMQPTAGELIADGFAMGGERLVALDLVDTELLAVDPPVDLIGTPEQLARWWALQQVRLPAGPVPDGTAVRRLRTAVRELLGSHLEGREPSATSVDDVNAAAAGAPQSLRLAATTDGLRVATRWHPEYGGNAALAMIARETIELMADAAGLSRLRRCANPNCSMLFLAEHKRRQWCVGSVCGNRTRVARHYEKTRRS from the coding sequence ATGAGCATGCAGCCGACTGCCGGGGAGCTGATCGCGGACGGGTTCGCGATGGGTGGGGAGCGGCTGGTCGCGCTCGATCTGGTCGACACCGAGCTGCTGGCCGTCGATCCGCCGGTGGATCTGATCGGAACGCCCGAGCAGCTGGCCAGGTGGTGGGCGCTTCAGCAGGTGCGGTTGCCTGCGGGACCGGTCCCGGACGGTACGGCGGTGCGCCGGTTGCGGACCGCCGTACGTGAGCTGCTCGGTTCACACCTGGAGGGCCGGGAGCCTTCGGCGACCTCGGTCGACGACGTGAACGCTGCCGCGGCCGGTGCGCCGCAGAGTCTGCGACTGGCCGCGACCACGGACGGGCTGCGGGTGGCGACGCGCTGGCATCCGGAGTACGGCGGGAACGCGGCGCTGGCGATGATCGCGCGCGAGACGATCGAGCTGATGGCCGACGCGGCCGGGTTGAGCCGGCTCAGGCGGTGCGCCAACCCGAACTGCTCGATGCTGTTCCTGGCCGAGCACAAACGACGCCAGTGGTGCGTCGGCAGCGTCTGCGGCAACCGGACCCGGGTCGCCCGCCACTACGAGAAGACGAGGCGATCATGA
- a CDS encoding SDR family NAD(P)-dependent oxidoreductase gives MSTQKVAVVTGASQGIGAGLVTAYRKLGYAVVANSRSIQPSDDPFVLTVPGDVAVPGVGKEIIRQGLAAFGRIDTLVNNAGVFIAKPFTDYTDEEFDLVTGVNLRGFFEVTQAAAKAMLTQEGGHIVNVSTSLVEHANVNVPSAFASLTKGGLNAVTKSLAIEYAARGIRVNTVALGIIRTPMHPEETHQALAGLHPVGEIGEVSDAVGAVTYLEDAPFVTGVILHVDGGQSAGH, from the coding sequence GTGAGCACGCAGAAAGTCGCAGTCGTCACCGGAGCGTCCCAGGGCATCGGCGCCGGCCTGGTCACCGCCTACCGCAAGCTCGGGTACGCCGTCGTGGCGAACTCGAGATCCATCCAGCCCTCCGACGACCCGTTCGTCCTGACCGTCCCCGGCGACGTCGCCGTTCCGGGCGTCGGCAAGGAGATCATCCGGCAGGGCCTGGCCGCCTTCGGCCGGATCGACACCCTCGTCAACAACGCCGGGGTGTTCATCGCCAAGCCCTTCACCGACTACACCGACGAGGAGTTCGACCTCGTCACCGGCGTGAACCTGCGCGGCTTCTTCGAGGTCACCCAGGCCGCGGCCAAGGCGATGCTGACCCAGGAGGGCGGCCACATCGTCAACGTGTCGACCAGCCTGGTCGAGCACGCCAACGTCAACGTACCGTCCGCGTTCGCCTCGCTGACCAAGGGCGGCCTGAACGCCGTCACCAAGTCGCTGGCGATCGAGTACGCCGCCCGCGGCATCCGCGTCAACACCGTTGCCCTCGGCATCATCCGGACGCCGATGCACCCGGAGGAGACGCACCAGGCGCTGGCCGGCCTGCACCCGGTCGGCGAGATCGGCGAGGTCTCCGACGCCGTCGGTGCCGTCACCTACCTCGAGGACGCGCCCTTCGTCACCGGCGTCATCCTGCACGTCGACGGTGGCCAGAGCGCCGGCCACTAG
- a CDS encoding LysR family transcriptional regulator, with protein MELRQLRYFVAVAEELNFGRAAATLHIAGPSLSQQIKALERDLGLRLFDRDRRSVTLTASGEALLAPARELLKQADELRRSAAGLSKAEPVRLGYVSWHPPDLLTRVSGIAQLRIDAWVLPSHTQAARVADGSVDLAIAWIKTPALTEQGLEARFIGADRLYAVAPGSDDSPVRAKDVVVLVDADLATWSSWNDYAEEWAHASGARLEYVDDGGLTGPAFHEHVRRLRRPVLNNPKRTTTPTPPDLIERPVVDPAPYWTWSLISRRSDPRAAIQSSIHALTDDVPALCADLSTCWLPADDPYR; from the coding sequence ATGGAACTGCGGCAGCTGCGGTACTTCGTCGCGGTCGCCGAGGAGCTCAACTTCGGTCGCGCCGCCGCCACCCTGCACATCGCGGGGCCTTCGCTGTCCCAGCAGATCAAGGCGCTGGAGCGCGACCTCGGCCTCCGGCTGTTCGATCGCGACCGTCGCTCGGTCACCCTGACGGCGTCCGGCGAGGCGCTGCTGGCACCGGCCCGCGAGCTGCTGAAGCAGGCCGACGAGCTCCGCCGCTCCGCTGCCGGGCTCTCGAAGGCCGAACCGGTCCGTCTCGGCTACGTCAGCTGGCACCCGCCGGACCTGCTCACCCGGGTTTCGGGGATCGCGCAACTGCGGATCGACGCCTGGGTCCTGCCGTCCCACACCCAGGCCGCGCGGGTGGCCGACGGCAGCGTCGACCTCGCGATCGCGTGGATCAAGACACCGGCCCTGACCGAGCAGGGCCTGGAGGCTCGGTTCATCGGCGCCGACCGCCTGTACGCCGTGGCGCCCGGCTCCGACGACTCACCGGTCCGGGCGAAGGACGTCGTCGTCCTGGTCGACGCCGACCTCGCGACCTGGTCGTCGTGGAACGACTATGCGGAGGAGTGGGCCCACGCCAGCGGTGCCCGCCTCGAGTACGTCGATGACGGCGGGCTCACCGGACCCGCGTTCCACGAACACGTCCGGCGCCTCCGCCGTCCGGTGCTCAACAACCCCAAGCGCACCACCACGCCGACCCCGCCCGACCTGATCGAACGCCCGGTCGTCGACCCGGCGCCGTACTGGACCTGGTCGCTGATCTCCCGCAGGTCCGATCCACGAGCTGCGATCCAGTCGAGCATCCACGCCCTGACCGACGACGTCCCAGCCCTCTGCGCCGACCTCTCCACCTGCTGGCTGCCCGCCGACGACCCCTACCGATAG
- a CDS encoding nuclear transport factor 2 family protein, with amino-acid sequence MNTTSTLTSLLDQWKTGIAAHDSAAVAKLFTDDAIFQGLRPYTIGPVGVAEYYESQPLGLTADYDLLETRQLSDDLVLGYLEVAFSFVDRPTVEVFLSIVARRNDTGWKLDHYQVSKLA; translated from the coding sequence ATGAACACCACCAGCACTCTCACCAGCCTGCTCGACCAGTGGAAGACGGGGATCGCCGCCCACGATTCGGCCGCCGTGGCCAAGCTCTTCACCGATGACGCGATCTTCCAAGGCCTGCGTCCCTACACCATCGGGCCGGTAGGCGTAGCGGAGTACTACGAATCGCAGCCGCTGGGCCTGACAGCCGACTACGACCTGCTGGAGACCAGGCAACTGAGCGACGACCTGGTGCTGGGCTATCTCGAGGTCGCCTTCTCGTTCGTCGACCGGCCGACCGTCGAGGTCTTCCTCAGCATCGTTGCCCGCCGCAACGACACCGGCTGGAAGCTCGACCACTACCAGGTCTCCAAGCTGGCCTAA
- a CDS encoding BTAD domain-containing putative transcriptional regulator: protein MSGRSPHDFAGDAPAHGPPGRLGELLRSLRWQADLTQRELADRAGLSTAAIRDLEQGRTRSPKPDSVDAIAAVLALGSDDAGKLHAAARSHRSPAAPTTGALWIGVLGPLEIRYGDAPLTINSVPQRSLLLHLALAAGTTVGQRELAELLLPQHPPAHAGALLRTRIARLRRLLESGGASGPAIVSSPTGYRLEATPETLDLLAFRELVAKAADADPETALAGLADALALWRGDPEAADPLHLSIANEHAEAVRAYAALAREVGVPERALKALRGSVSRHELDEPLHAELIQTLAAAGRQAEALAAYERIREALADQLGIDPGERLRAVQLAVLRRQSSPQQVVVQQTPSAPPDFVGRVEELATICGALRRPGAVSSRAVLVNGIAGVGKTALALTAAHHLHAEYPDGQLYADLRGADAVAPAPLQVLGRFLRALGVPTRRISTEAEAAALFRSELADRRVLVLLDNAQDAAQVRSLLPGAGRSDVIVTSRRRLPDLVAAEVVDLEPLAHADAAQLITSTARSLDALAEDVAALAEACGRLPLALRIAGARLATRREWTVADLARRLDDSNRRLSELSLGESSVLNSFQLSYADLGPDAQRAFRLCSLHPGDDFSADSTAILLGLPAVDAERILEDLLEANMLLQHTKNRYRFHDLLGLYARRLLAEDREADAARTRLHSWYAEAVTAATDWAYPKLVRLETHGEPDRFFASEEAALTWLGDELRALVAVVTDEASGDPRLSWRIADQLRGHFLMCREADGWMQVAQAGSAAAIEAGDEVAQVAMLICRSQALAAAGRDDDSLADSLAGHVLAVAVDWTAAAGYTAHQVGWHHLERGTLREADHWMSRSIEWTQDESCSHVRAIALNGLGMTRLYQGRVGEAADLFAEALQSKGIGRPASPLIVQGNLASALRQLGQIDRAADLLGDVLDAYRQESYPRGELSTLDELARLHLQRGEGATALELALRAHDLAIAGRDRKAQAQTVATVAQAHLVFGDTAAAIRYGEKCLKIARGFYPYVETEALLTLATALHHTGNQVSALELAAEAESIAATCGFDLLQAEATAALGALRASEP, encoded by the coding sequence GTGTCCGGACGGTCTCCCCACGACTTCGCGGGTGATGCGCCTGCCCACGGGCCGCCGGGCCGGCTCGGCGAGCTGCTGCGATCCCTCCGGTGGCAGGCGGACCTGACCCAACGCGAGCTGGCCGACCGCGCCGGACTCAGTACGGCGGCGATCCGTGACCTGGAGCAGGGCCGGACCAGGAGCCCGAAACCGGACTCGGTCGACGCCATCGCCGCGGTTCTCGCGCTCGGCAGCGACGACGCGGGCAAGCTGCACGCCGCGGCCAGGTCCCACCGTTCGCCCGCCGCGCCCACCACCGGCGCGCTGTGGATCGGCGTCCTGGGTCCGCTGGAAATCCGGTACGGCGATGCGCCGCTCACCATCAACTCGGTGCCGCAGCGCAGCCTTCTCCTCCACCTCGCCCTCGCCGCCGGTACGACGGTCGGTCAGCGCGAGCTCGCCGAGCTTCTCCTGCCGCAGCACCCACCGGCCCACGCGGGCGCCCTGCTGCGGACCCGGATCGCCCGGCTACGCCGACTGCTGGAGTCGGGTGGTGCGTCCGGCCCGGCGATCGTCAGCAGCCCGACCGGCTACCGGCTGGAAGCGACTCCCGAGACCTTGGACCTGCTGGCGTTCCGCGAGCTCGTCGCGAAGGCCGCCGACGCCGATCCGGAAACCGCGCTGGCCGGGCTCGCGGACGCCCTGGCGCTCTGGCGTGGCGACCCCGAGGCGGCCGATCCACTCCACCTGAGCATTGCGAACGAGCACGCCGAGGCCGTTCGCGCGTACGCCGCGCTGGCCCGCGAGGTCGGCGTACCGGAGCGGGCTCTGAAAGCCCTGCGGGGCTCTGTGTCGCGGCACGAGCTCGACGAGCCGCTGCACGCGGAGCTGATCCAGACCCTCGCGGCGGCCGGGCGGCAGGCCGAGGCGCTGGCGGCGTACGAACGCATCCGCGAGGCGCTCGCCGACCAGCTCGGCATCGATCCGGGTGAGCGGCTGCGTGCGGTGCAGTTGGCAGTTCTCCGCCGGCAGAGCTCTCCGCAACAGGTCGTCGTCCAGCAGACACCCTCGGCACCCCCGGACTTCGTCGGCCGCGTCGAAGAGCTGGCGACGATCTGCGGAGCGCTCAGGCGACCGGGCGCTGTCTCGTCGCGAGCCGTTCTCGTCAACGGCATCGCCGGCGTCGGCAAGACCGCGCTCGCGCTCACCGCCGCCCATCACCTCCACGCGGAGTACCCCGACGGCCAGCTGTACGCCGACCTCCGCGGCGCGGACGCTGTCGCCCCGGCGCCGCTGCAGGTACTGGGCCGGTTCCTCCGTGCTCTCGGAGTGCCCACCAGGCGGATCAGCACCGAGGCGGAGGCGGCCGCGCTGTTCCGCAGCGAGCTCGCCGACCGGCGCGTCCTCGTGCTGCTCGACAACGCTCAGGACGCGGCACAGGTCCGTTCCCTGCTGCCGGGCGCCGGCCGGAGCGACGTGATCGTGACCAGCCGACGGCGACTACCGGATCTGGTAGCGGCGGAGGTCGTCGATCTCGAACCGCTTGCCCACGCCGATGCGGCTCAGCTGATCACCTCCACCGCCCGATCGCTGGACGCGCTCGCGGAGGACGTGGCGGCGCTCGCGGAGGCGTGTGGCCGCCTTCCGCTCGCGCTTCGCATCGCCGGCGCGCGGCTCGCGACCCGCCGCGAGTGGACGGTCGCCGACCTGGCCCGCCGGCTCGACGACAGCAACCGTCGGTTGTCCGAGCTCAGCCTCGGCGAATCCAGCGTGCTCAACAGTTTCCAGCTCAGCTACGCCGACCTCGGACCCGACGCCCAGCGAGCGTTCCGGCTCTGCAGCCTGCATCCCGGCGACGACTTCAGTGCCGACAGCACCGCGATCCTGCTCGGCCTGCCCGCCGTCGACGCCGAACGGATCCTCGAGGACCTGCTCGAGGCGAACATGCTGCTGCAGCACACCAAGAATCGCTATCGGTTCCATGACCTGCTCGGTCTGTACGCCCGCCGCCTGCTGGCCGAGGACCGCGAGGCCGACGCTGCCCGGACGAGGTTGCACTCCTGGTACGCCGAAGCGGTCACGGCCGCGACCGACTGGGCCTACCCGAAACTCGTCCGGCTCGAGACCCACGGCGAGCCGGACAGGTTCTTCGCATCGGAAGAGGCTGCCCTCACCTGGCTGGGTGACGAGTTGCGTGCGCTGGTGGCGGTGGTGACGGACGAGGCCTCCGGCGACCCGCGGTTGTCCTGGCGGATCGCCGACCAGCTCCGTGGCCACTTCCTGATGTGCCGCGAGGCCGACGGCTGGATGCAGGTGGCCCAGGCCGGTAGCGCGGCCGCGATCGAGGCCGGCGACGAAGTCGCGCAGGTGGCGATGCTGATCTGTCGCAGCCAGGCGTTGGCAGCCGCCGGCCGCGACGACGACTCGTTGGCGGACTCGCTGGCCGGTCATGTCCTCGCTGTCGCCGTCGACTGGACCGCGGCAGCCGGCTACACAGCCCACCAGGTCGGCTGGCACCACCTCGAGCGAGGGACCCTGCGCGAGGCCGACCACTGGATGAGCCGCTCCATCGAGTGGACCCAGGACGAGTCGTGCAGCCATGTCCGGGCGATCGCTCTCAACGGCCTCGGGATGACGCGCCTCTACCAGGGCAGGGTGGGCGAGGCCGCCGACCTCTTCGCCGAGGCCCTCCAGAGCAAGGGAATCGGCCGCCCGGCGTCCCCGCTGATCGTTCAGGGGAATCTGGCGAGTGCGCTACGTCAACTGGGCCAGATCGACCGTGCCGCGGACCTACTGGGCGACGTGCTGGACGCCTACCGGCAGGAGTCCTACCCGCGCGGTGAGTTGTCGACGCTGGACGAGCTGGCCCGGCTGCACCTGCAGCGCGGCGAAGGCGCCACCGCCCTGGAACTGGCCCTGCGCGCGCACGACCTCGCGATTGCCGGTCGCGACCGCAAAGCGCAGGCACAGACCGTCGCGACCGTCGCTCAGGCCCATCTCGTGTTCGGCGATACCGCGGCGGCGATCAGGTACGGCGAGAAGTGCCTCAAGATCGCCCGCGGCTTCTACCCGTACGTCGAGACGGAGGCGCTGCTCACCCTGGCCACGGCCCTGCACCACACCGGGAATCAGGTCTCCGCGCTCGAGCTCGCTGCCGAGGCCGAGTCGATCGCTGCCACGTGCGGCTTCGACCTCCTCCAAGCTGAAGCCACTGCTGCCCTGGGCGCACTTCGTGCCTCCGAACCGTGA
- a CDS encoding pyridoxamine 5'-phosphate oxidase family protein codes for MTGFHEGELAVQAKAGVAHDASRLEGMLRPASLEGGAKKFLAQRDFVAITARDSDGRLWTTAMSGPLGFLDSRDSTLTIRTAPGAGDPLHGVPAWQPVGVLVIDLALRRRVRINGDLVRSTGGELEIAAEQAYGNCPQYIHPHEVTQPASSLPVVTDGTLGAAETALIEGADTFFLGTAHPTRGTDTSHKGGEPGFVRVEGGDLVWPDFPGNNMFNSLGNISVDPAAALLFLDFATGTALHLSGTATIDWDADGETGRAVRFHPTRAVLNSWG; via the coding sequence ATGACCGGCTTCCATGAAGGCGAACTGGCGGTTCAGGCCAAGGCCGGGGTCGCCCACGACGCTTCCCGGCTGGAGGGGATGCTGCGGCCGGCGTCGCTGGAGGGTGGCGCGAAGAAGTTCCTCGCGCAGCGCGATTTCGTCGCGATCACGGCACGCGACAGCGACGGAAGGTTGTGGACGACGGCGATGTCCGGACCACTCGGCTTCCTCGACTCGCGGGACAGCACCTTGACGATCCGTACGGCGCCCGGCGCGGGCGATCCGCTGCACGGCGTACCGGCCTGGCAGCCGGTCGGCGTGCTGGTGATCGACCTGGCGCTGCGGCGACGGGTGCGGATCAACGGCGACCTGGTTCGCAGTACCGGGGGTGAGCTGGAGATCGCGGCTGAGCAGGCGTACGGGAACTGCCCGCAGTACATCCATCCGCACGAGGTGACGCAGCCCGCGTCGAGTCTGCCGGTCGTCACCGACGGGACGCTCGGGGCCGCGGAGACGGCGCTGATCGAGGGTGCCGACACCTTCTTCCTCGGCACCGCGCATCCGACCCGCGGCACCGACACCTCGCACAAGGGCGGCGAGCCGGGCTTCGTCCGGGTCGAGGGCGGAGACCTGGTGTGGCCGGACTTCCCGGGCAACAACATGTTCAACAGCCTCGGCAACATCTCGGTGGACCCGGCGGCGGCGTTGCTCTTCCTCGACTTCGCGACCGGTACGGCGTTGCACCTGTCCGGTACGGCGACGATCGACTGGGACGCCGACGGCGAGACCGGCCGGGCCGTCCGCTTCCACCCGACCCGCGCGGTACTCAACAGCTGGGGCTGA